Proteins found in one Abyssibius alkaniclasticus genomic segment:
- a CDS encoding bifunctional folylpolyglutamate synthase/dihydrofolate synthase — MSNPSDIILARMMSLHPKIIDLTLDRVWRLLEALGHPERHLPPVIHIAGTNGKGSTQAMLRAGLEATGAAVHAYTSPHLARFHERIRLAGRLIDEDALFAVLEECEAANGPDSITYFEITTCAALLAFARIPADYTLLEVGLGGRLDATNVVEIPRLTVITPVSIDHQQYLGDTLAEIAGEKAGILKEGVPCIVGAQEDVALDVIEARAARLHAPLLVHGRNWHVWEEHGRMVYQDEQGLLDLPMPALIGAHQVQNAGMAIAALRALGKNSAACEAAVTRAEWPARLQRLRHGPLVAAAAGCELWLDGGHNAAAGVALAEALGRLPQRPLAMVCGMLNTKDIRGFLRPLAAVAEALVALSIPGEANTLPADVTAGAARDVGLHASTAEDALAAVSTLAQSRPGSRILICGSLYLAGNVLRENG, encoded by the coding sequence GTGAGCAACCCGAGCGACATCATCCTTGCGCGGATGATGTCTCTGCACCCCAAGATCATTGACCTCACGCTCGATCGGGTCTGGCGGCTGCTCGAAGCGCTTGGCCATCCCGAACGCCACCTGCCACCGGTCATCCACATCGCGGGCACCAATGGCAAGGGCAGCACGCAGGCGATGCTCCGCGCAGGGCTGGAGGCGACGGGTGCCGCCGTTCACGCCTATACGTCGCCGCATCTGGCGCGGTTTCACGAACGTATCCGCCTTGCGGGCAGGCTGATTGACGAGGATGCGCTCTTCGCCGTGCTGGAAGAATGCGAGGCGGCCAACGGGCCCGACAGCATCACCTATTTCGAGATCACCACCTGTGCCGCCCTGCTGGCTTTTGCGCGCATACCTGCCGATTATACCCTGCTCGAAGTCGGGCTTGGGGGGCGGCTGGATGCGACAAATGTCGTGGAAATTCCAAGGCTTACGGTCATCACCCCTGTCAGCATCGACCATCAGCAATATCTGGGTGACACCCTGGCCGAGATTGCCGGTGAGAAGGCCGGCATCCTGAAAGAAGGCGTGCCCTGTATTGTCGGCGCGCAAGAGGATGTCGCGCTCGATGTGATCGAGGCGCGCGCGGCCCGCCTGCACGCCCCGCTGCTGGTGCATGGCCGCAACTGGCATGTCTGGGAAGAACATGGGCGCATGGTCTATCAGGATGAACAGGGCCTGCTCGATCTGCCCATGCCCGCGCTGATTGGCGCGCATCAGGTGCAGAATGCGGGCATGGCGATTGCGGCTTTGCGTGCGCTCGGCAAGAACAGCGCCGCCTGTGAAGCGGCGGTCACGCGGGCCGAATGGCCCGCACGGCTGCAACGCCTGCGCCACGGTCCGCTGGTCGCGGCGGCTGCGGGCTGCGAATTGTGGCTCGATGGCGGGCATAATGCGGCGGCGGGTGTGGCCTTGGCCGAGGCGCTGGGCCGATTGCCGCAGCGCCCGCTGGCAATGGTCTGCGGCATGTTGAACACCAAGGATATCAGGGGATTCTTGCGCCCGCTGGCCGCTGTCGCCGAGGCGCTTGTCGCCCTCTCCATCCCCGGCGAGGCCAACACACTGCCCGCCGATGTAACCGCCGGTGCTGCGCGCGATGTCGGCCTGCACGCCAGCACCGCCGAGGATGCGCTGGCCGCGGTGTCAACGCTCGCCCAATCCCGCCCCGGCAGCCGCATCCTCATCTGCGGCTCGCTGTATCTTGCGGGCAATGTGCTGCGCGAAAACGGCTGA
- the accD gene encoding acetyl-CoA carboxylase, carboxyltransferase subunit beta produces the protein MNWISNYVRPTINSLFSRREMPENLWTKCDGCGTMLFHRELKDALNTCPNCNHHMPISPRARFGNLFDAGVFAEIDVPEATPDPLHFRDQKRYPDRMREARKKTNEKEAILVASGEMGRMKVVAAAQDFSFMGGSMGMYVGNALLAGAEAAVKAKAPFVVFSAAGGARMQEGILSLMQMPRTTIAVQMVKEAGLPYVVVLTHPTTGGVTASYAMLGDVQIAEPNALIGFAGTRVIEQTIREQLPEGFQRAEYLLDHGMLDRVTDRKDMRDELISILHMLTGRPQPVKGDLPKPEPVPEPVPAPATKDAPKAADKAGDAPRKDAKK, from the coding sequence ATGAACTGGATTTCCAACTACGTCCGACCGACCATCAACTCGCTGTTTTCGCGCCGCGAAATGCCCGAAAACCTGTGGACCAAATGCGATGGCTGCGGCACGATGCTGTTTCACCGCGAGCTGAAAGACGCGCTCAACACCTGCCCGAACTGCAACCACCATATGCCGATCAGCCCGCGCGCGCGGTTTGGCAACCTGTTCGATGCGGGTGTATTTGCCGAGATCGACGTGCCCGAAGCCACGCCCGACCCGCTGCATTTTCGCGACCAGAAACGCTATCCCGACCGGATGCGCGAAGCGCGCAAGAAGACCAATGAAAAAGAGGCGATTCTCGTCGCCTCGGGCGAGATGGGCCGCATGAAGGTTGTTGCCGCCGCGCAGGATTTTTCCTTCATGGGCGGCTCGATGGGCATGTATGTCGGCAATGCCCTGCTGGCGGGGGCCGAAGCGGCCGTGAAGGCCAAGGCCCCCTTTGTGGTGTTTTCCGCCGCCGGGGGCGCGCGGATGCAGGAAGGCATTCTCAGCCTGATGCAGATGCCGCGCACCACCATTGCCGTGCAAATGGTGAAAGAGGCGGGCCTGCCCTACGTGGTTGTGCTGACCCACCCCACCACAGGTGGCGTGACCGCCAGCTACGCCATGCTGGGCGATGTGCAAATTGCCGAACCCAACGCGCTGATCGGCTTTGCCGGCACGCGCGTGATCGAACAGACCATCCGCGAGCAACTGCCCGAAGGTTTCCAGCGCGCCGAATACCTGCTCGACCACGGAATGCTTGACCGCGTGACCGACCGCAAGGATATGCGCGACGAGCTGATCTCGATTCTGCACATGCTCACCGGCCGCCCGCAGCCGGTGAAAGGCGATCTGCCCAAGCCCGAACCTGTGCCCGAGCCTGTGCCCGCTCCGGCCACGAAAGACGCGCCGAAAGCCGCAGATAAAGCGGGCGACGCCCCCAGGAAAGACGCCAAAAAGTGA
- a CDS encoding CPBP family intramembrane glutamic endopeptidase, which yields MHRQIPTLNAYCAPAVAYCGPGRTLVGGLAVVLLPALVVLALAAVFYYVLIPYYEAQQIGAGYVMLVRATSLGTEIARGQTPRAVLFVVGLVLIVLPSLWLVLRKLHHRPFRSLFGPTLRLNWRHMAWGFGVVLLASLLRPATLLGPMPQLAMPAIDWAALMFIALPLIFAQAFTEEAFFRGYLQQQLAARFASPLVWMLIPSLLFGLISYRTGTAPLQLWLNIGLMAALGALAADVTARTGNLGAAIGLHFGNSLYMLALHATGTGASGLALLQSTARSETTAALHHFLPLALAWLLFRILMARRNNA from the coding sequence ATGCACAGGCAAATTCCCACGCTCAACGCCTATTGCGCCCCGGCAGTTGCCTATTGCGGGCCCGGGCGCACGCTTGTCGGCGGGCTGGCGGTGGTGCTTTTGCCAGCCCTTGTGGTGCTGGCGCTGGCGGCGGTGTTCTACTATGTGCTGATTCCCTATTACGAGGCGCAGCAGATCGGCGCGGGCTATGTGATGCTGGTCAGGGCCACATCGCTTGGCACCGAGATTGCCCGCGGCCAGACCCCGCGCGCCGTGCTGTTCGTGGTTGGCTTGGTGCTGATCGTGCTGCCAAGCCTGTGGCTGGTGCTGCGAAAGCTGCACCACCGCCCCTTTCGCAGCCTGTTCGGCCCGACATTGCGGCTGAACTGGCGGCATATGGCCTGGGGTTTTGGCGTGGTGCTGCTGGCCAGCCTGCTGCGCCCTGCCACATTGCTTGGCCCCATGCCGCAACTGGCCATGCCCGCGATCGACTGGGCCGCGCTCATGTTCATCGCCCTGCCGCTGATTTTCGCGCAGGCCTTCACCGAAGAGGCGTTCTTTCGTGGCTACCTGCAACAACAGCTTGCCGCGCGCTTTGCCAGCCCGCTGGTCTGGATGCTGATTCCATCGCTGCTTTTCGGTCTTATCTCTTATCGCACCGGCACTGCCCCGCTGCAACTTTGGCTGAATATCGGGCTGATGGCCGCCCTGGGGGCGCTGGCCGCCGATGTCACCGCCCGCACAGGCAACCTTGGCGCGGCCATCGGGCTGCATTTTGGCAACAGTCTTTACATGCTGGCCCTTCATGCCACCGGCACGGGTGCCTCGGGGCTGGCCTTGCTGCAAAGCACCGCGCGCAGTGAAACAACCGCCGCGCTGCATCATTTTCTGCCGCTCGCGCTGGCCTGGCTGCTGTTTCGTATTCTCATGGCGCGGCGCAACAATGCCTAG
- a CDS encoding type II CAAX prenyl endopeptidase Rce1 family protein, which yields MPSANPTTALWRIVLGFALTMLTPAALLVLLIVLARAFAPGRGVDVASLGNGATPLAVLFMLGTIVASLPVLALAMRILHRLPLRWLFSPGPQRWRWFFAAIALVLAAQLAIIALSGGHGARQNIALPLWLVWLVPALAVILLQSATDELIFRGYLQRLLRARFAALWPALLQSAALELALYGRYQLVRAAYRKGTRKGTRKGTRRRARSVLQSMPPPSI from the coding sequence ATGCCTAGCGCAAACCCGACCACGGCGCTGTGGCGCATCGTTCTGGGCTTCGCGCTGACCATGCTTACCCCGGCTGCGCTGCTTGTCTTGCTCATCGTGCTGGCCCGCGCCTTTGCGCCGGGCCGGGGCGTTGATGTTGCAAGCCTTGGCAATGGGGCCACGCCCTTGGCCGTGCTTTTCATGCTTGGCACGATTGTGGCCAGCCTGCCGGTGCTGGCTTTGGCCATGCGCATCCTGCACCGCCTGCCGCTGCGCTGGCTGTTCAGCCCCGGCCCGCAACGCTGGCGCTGGTTTTTTGCCGCCATCGCGCTTGTGCTGGCCGCGCAGCTTGCCATTATCGCACTATCCGGCGGGCATGGGGCGCGCCAAAACATTGCCCTGCCGCTCTGGCTTGTCTGGCTCGTGCCCGCGCTGGCGGTGATCTTGCTGCAATCCGCCACCGACGAGCTGATCTTTCGCGGTTATCTGCAACGCCTGCTGCGCGCCCGTTTCGCGGCGCTCTGGCCTGCGCTGCTGCAATCTGCCGCGCTGGAGCTTGCGCTTTACGGGCGTTACCAACTGGTGCGCGCGGCCTACCGCAAAGGCACCCGCAAAGGCACCCGCAAAGGCACACGACGCCGCGCCCGCTCCGTGTTGCAATCCATGCCGCCGCCCTCTATTTAG
- a CDS encoding NADPH-dependent 2,4-dienoyl-CoA reductase: protein MKNYPHMLAPLDLGHTVLKNRVLMGSMHTGLEELGDWNRVATFYAERAAGGAALIVTGGMAPNAEGAVLPGAAGLFSDKDIANHRQVTDAVRAAGGKIAMQILHAGRYAYSPKCVAPSPIKSPISPFVPAELDAAGIEKQISDMVTAAVRARQAGYDGVEIMGSEGYFLNQFLVTHTNKRTDDWGGSWARRMRLPVEVVARVREAVGRDFILIYRLSMIDLVPNGQTFAEIRELAQAVEAAGASLINTGIGWHEARIPTIATSVPRAAFAWVTRRLMGHVGIPLITSNRINTPDVAEAVLADGCADMVSMARPFLADAAFVAKAEAGQAARIAPCIACNQACLDHTFAMKLTSCLVNPRACHEVELSYAPSATPKRIAVVGAGAAGLSAALVAAERGHKVALFEASGAIGGQLNLARQVPGKEEFHGLVDWFTSEVTARGIDLRLNTRADVAALAGFDEVIVATGVNPRDPAIKGQDLPHVLGYAEVLRGARVGARVAIIGAGGIGFDVAEFLTVEDSPTLDLEVWRREWGVGDPALTRGGLAPEGPQPEASPRQVTLLQRKAQKLGKGLGKTTGWIHRAQLQMKKVQMVGGVNYEEITPGGLWVSDGAARENLRLIAADTIVLCAGQVSERSLADALVATGQNPHIIGGADFAGELDAKRAIDQGARLAATL, encoded by the coding sequence ATGAAGAATTACCCCCATATGCTCGCCCCGCTCGACCTTGGCCATACGGTGCTGAAAAACCGTGTGCTGATGGGCTCGATGCATACAGGGCTTGAAGAACTTGGCGACTGGAACCGCGTGGCCACCTTTTACGCCGAGCGTGCGGCGGGTGGTGCGGCGCTGATCGTCACCGGCGGCATGGCCCCGAATGCCGAGGGCGCGGTGCTGCCCGGCGCTGCCGGGCTGTTCAGCGACAAGGACATCGCCAACCACAGACAAGTGACCGATGCCGTTCGCGCGGCGGGTGGCAAGATCGCCATGCAAATTCTACATGCCGGGCGCTATGCCTATTCCCCGAAATGCGTGGCGCCTTCGCCGATCAAATCGCCCATATCGCCCTTTGTGCCCGCAGAGCTGGACGCGGCGGGCATAGAAAAGCAGATATCCGACATGGTCACAGCGGCGGTGCGCGCGCGCCAGGCGGGCTATGACGGGGTCGAGATCATGGGTTCGGAAGGGTATTTCCTGAACCAGTTTCTGGTGACCCATACCAATAAGCGAACCGATGACTGGGGGGGGTCATGGGCCAGGCGGATGCGCCTGCCGGTCGAGGTTGTGGCCCGTGTGCGCGAAGCGGTGGGCCGGGATTTCATCCTCATCTACCGGCTGTCGATGATCGACCTTGTTCCCAATGGCCAGACCTTCGCGGAAATCCGCGAGCTTGCGCAGGCGGTGGAGGCGGCGGGCGCCAGCCTGATCAATACCGGCATTGGCTGGCACGAGGCGCGGATCCCGACCATTGCCACCTCGGTGCCGCGCGCGGCCTTTGCCTGGGTCACCAGGCGGCTGATGGGGCATGTCGGCATTCCGCTGATCACCTCCAACCGCATCAATACCCCCGATGTGGCCGAAGCGGTGCTGGCGGATGGCTGCGCCGATATGGTGTCGATGGCGCGGCCCTTTCTGGCCGATGCCGCCTTTGTGGCCAAGGCCGAAGCCGGGCAAGCGGCGCGGATTGCGCCATGCATCGCCTGCAATCAGGCCTGTCTGGACCATACATTTGCAATGAAGCTGACAAGCTGCCTCGTCAATCCGCGCGCCTGCCATGAGGTGGAGTTGAGCTATGCGCCCAGCGCCACACCCAAGCGCATTGCCGTGGTCGGCGCAGGGGCCGCCGGGCTGTCGGCGGCGCTGGTGGCGGCCGAGCGTGGCCACAAGGTTGCGCTGTTCGAGGCGTCCGGTGCCATTGGCGGCCAACTCAATCTGGCCCGCCAGGTGCCGGGTAAAGAGGAGTTTCACGGGCTGGTGGACTGGTTCACCAGCGAGGTGACGGCACGCGGCATCGATCTGCGGCTGAACACACGGGCGGATGTGGCGGCACTTGCCGGGTTTGACGAGGTGATTGTCGCCACGGGCGTGAACCCGCGCGACCCTGCCATCAAGGGCCAAGACCTGCCGCATGTGCTGGGCTATGCCGAAGTGCTGCGCGGTGCCAGGGTGGGTGCGCGCGTGGCGATCATCGGCGCGGGCGGCATTGGTTTTGATGTTGCCGAGTTTCTGACGGTTGAAGACAGCCCGACGCTCGACCTTGAAGTCTGGCGGCGCGAATGGGGTGTGGGTGATCCGGCGCTCACCCGCGGTGGGCTTGCCCCCGAAGGCCCGCAGCCCGAAGCATCGCCGCGGCAGGTGACATTGCTGCAACGCAAGGCGCAGAAACTGGGCAAGGGTCTGGGCAAAACCACCGGCTGGATTCACCGTGCGCAATTGCAGATGAAGAAGGTGCAGATGGTCGGCGGGGTGAATTACGAGGAAATAACCCCCGGCGGGCTATGGGTCTCAGACGGCGCGGCCCGTGAGAATTTGCGCCTGATCGCGGCGGATACGATTGTGCTATGTGCCGGGCAGGTGAGCGAGCGCAGCCTGGCCGATGCGCTGGTCGCCACTGGCCAGAACCCGCATATCATCGGTGGTGCCGATTTTGCCGGCGAACTGGATGCCAAGCGCGCCATTGACCAGGGCGCGCGACTGGCGGCAACGCTTTAG
- the ilvD gene encoding dihydroxy-acid dehydratase, giving the protein MTTSRFDKSRLPSRHVTEGPARAPHRSYLYAMGLSETEIHQPLVGVATCWNEAAPCNIALNRQAQSVKAGVRTALGTPREFTTITVTDGIAMGHEGMRSSLASREAIADTVELTMRGHCYDAIVGLAGCDKSLPGMMMAMVRLNVPSVFLYGGSILPGRYEGKDVTVQDVFEAVGRHQAGANSDAELDALERVACPSAGACGGQFTANTMACVSEAIGLALFNSAGAPAPYESRDAYGEASGQAVMNLLEKNIRARDIVTLKSLENAARIVACTGGSTNAGLHLPAIAHEAGLEFFLQDVCDIFRDTPYFVDLKPGGQYVAKDLYEAGGVPVVMKELRKAKLLHEECMTASGRTIGEEIDLIEREADGRVIYPVATPISNTGGVVGLKGNLAPEGAIVKVAGMSAEEQVFTGPARVFECEEDAFEAVKARSYKEGEVIVIRNEGPAGGPGMREMLATTAALSGQGMGKKVALITDGRFSGATRGFCVGHVGPEAAQCGPIALVQDGDLITLDAVKGEISVAVSDEDMAARRAAWRGPRDTIYASGALWKYAQQVGATYKGAVTHPGGAKEKHSYADL; this is encoded by the coding sequence ATGACCACCAGCCGTTTTGACAAGTCCAGACTTCCTTCGCGCCATGTCACCGAAGGGCCGGCGCGTGCGCCGCATCGCAGCTATCTTTACGCGATGGGCCTGTCGGAAACGGAAATCCACCAGCCTTTGGTGGGCGTGGCCACCTGCTGGAACGAGGCGGCACCTTGTAACATTGCGCTGAACCGCCAGGCGCAATCGGTCAAGGCGGGCGTGCGCACGGCCCTTGGCACGCCGCGCGAATTCACCACCATCACCGTGACCGACGGGATTGCGATGGGCCATGAAGGAATGCGCAGCAGCCTTGCCAGCCGCGAGGCGATTGCCGACACGGTGGAGCTGACCATGCGCGGCCATTGCTATGACGCCATTGTCGGGCTTGCGGGTTGCGACAAATCCCTGCCGGGCATGATGATGGCTATGGTGCGGCTGAACGTGCCTTCGGTTTTTCTTTACGGCGGCTCCATCCTGCCGGGCCGGTATGAGGGCAAGGATGTCACCGTGCAGGATGTGTTCGAGGCCGTGGGCCGCCACCAGGCCGGCGCCAATTCCGACGCGGAACTGGATGCGCTGGAACGTGTTGCCTGCCCCAGCGCCGGGGCCTGTGGTGGCCAGTTCACCGCCAATACGATGGCCTGTGTGTCGGAAGCCATAGGCCTTGCGCTGTTCAACTCGGCCGGTGCGCCCGCGCCTTATGAAAGCCGCGATGCCTATGGCGAGGCTTCGGGCCAAGCGGTGATGAACCTGCTGGAAAAGAACATCCGCGCACGCGATATCGTCACGCTGAAATCGCTTGAAAATGCCGCGCGTATTGTGGCCTGCACGGGCGGGTCAACCAATGCGGGCCTGCATCTGCCCGCCATTGCACACGAGGCGGGGCTGGAGTTTTTCTTGCAGGATGTCTGCGATATTTTCCGCGACACGCCCTATTTCGTCGACCTCAAGCCGGGCGGGCAATATGTGGCCAAAGACCTGTATGAAGCCGGCGGCGTGCCGGTTGTCATGAAAGAATTGCGCAAGGCCAAGCTGTTGCACGAGGAGTGCATGACCGCCTCGGGCCGCACGATTGGCGAGGAGATCGACCTGATCGAGCGCGAGGCCGATGGCCGCGTCATCTACCCCGTTGCCACGCCGATTTCCAATACCGGCGGTGTGGTCGGCCTGAAGGGCAACCTTGCCCCGGAAGGTGCGATTGTGAAGGTCGCGGGCATGAGCGCCGAAGAGCAGGTATTTACCGGCCCCGCACGGGTGTTTGAATGCGAGGAAGACGCGTTTGAAGCCGTGAAGGCGCGCTCTTACAAGGAAGGCGAAGTGATCGTCATTCGCAATGAAGGCCCGGCGGGCGGCCCTGGAATGCGCGAAATGCTGGCCACCACGGCGGCGCTTTCGGGCCAGGGCATGGGCAAGAAGGTGGCGCTGATCACCGATGGCCGCTTTTCCGGTGCTACGCGCGGCTTTTGCGTGGGCCATGTCGGGCCAGAGGCTGCGCAATGCGGCCCCATCGCGCTGGTTCAAGACGGCGATCTGATCACGCTCGACGCGGTGAAGGGCGAAATTTCGGTCGCCGTATCGGATGAAGACATGGCCGCGCGCCGGGCTGCTTGGCGCGGCCCGCGCGATACGATCTATGCCTCGGGCGCTTTGTGGAAATACGCCCAGCAGGTGGGGGCCACCTATAAAGGCGCCGTCACCCATCCGGGCGGTGCCAAGGAAAAACATTCCTATGCGGATCTATAG